The following DNA comes from Lentibacillus sp. Marseille-P4043.
TGTTTCGTGATTGTAAGCATAAACAAAATTATCTTTGGGACGGTGGTAAATTGCTTCCATTAACATATGAATCGCTCCTTATGTTCAAACGTTTGCATAATATTATGCTCAGAATAAAGCCTTTATCAAAAATAAGTATATCAGAAAGCACTGCTTATTGTAAGCGCTAACGCTTTTGTTATCTAAATAATAAATTTCTTCTTGATATTAGAAAAAAACAGTGTATAATAAAATTAAAGTGATTGCGCAAACGTTTTCACAAATTGCGTGCACTGTACAAAAATATCCTTTGGGGAGGTTAATTGATGAAGAAGTGGTTAGGAGTCTTATTTGCTTTTACACTATTAATGGGAGTACTTGCAGCTTGCGGACCTAATGATGAATCGGAGGAAGGATCCAAAGATTCGGATGCAAACACCACTGAAGATACAACAAAAGATACAGAGAAACCTGAGAAACTTATTGTGTGGGAAGACCAAGACAAAGGTCCTGCACTGGAAGATGCTGCAGCTAAGTTTGAAGAAGAGTATGGTATCAAAATTGAGTATGTGGAATACAACATTACAGAAATAGAAGAAAACTTGGCTTTGGATGGTAACACAGAAAATGCACCAGACGTTGTTACATTGCCACATGATAGAATTGGTTCAGCGGTGGTAAAAGGTTATCTTTCACCACTTGAAGTAGGTGATGATGTGCTTAGTCAATATACAAAGTCATCGGTTGATTCTATGAATTATGAAGGCAAATTGTACGGTTTACCAAAAGCAGTAGAAACGCCGGTATTTATTTATAACAAAGATTTGTTACCAGAAGTTCCCGAGTCAATGGACAAGGTATATGACTTATCTAAAGAGGCTACAGGCGACGACAACTATGGTTTTCTAGCAATCTGGGATGATTTCTATCATTCACATGGCATATTCAGTGGATTTGGTGGTTATGTGTTTGGTGATGGAAATGATGTTTCAGACATTGGACTAAACAATGAACAATCGGTGGAAGCATTGGAGTATATTCAAAAATGGTAT
Coding sequences within:
- a CDS encoding sugar ABC transporter substrate-binding protein, whose amino-acid sequence is MKKWLGVLFAFTLLMGVLAACGPNDESEEGSKDSDANTTEDTTKDTEKPEKLIVWEDQDKGPALEDAAAKFEEEYGIKIEYVEYNITEIEENLALDGNTENAPDVVTLPHDRIGSAVVKGYLSPLEVGDDVLSQYTKSSVDSMNYEGKLYGLPKAVETPVFIYNKDLLPEVPESMDKVYDLSKEATGDDNYGFLAIWDDFYHSHGIFSGFGGYVFGDGNDVSDIGLNNEQSVEALEYIQKWYEEGLFPSGIIGEKSNDQMNGLFKEGKAFAVQNGPWAFKDYQDAGINIGIAPMPKLSNGEPVGTFMGVKGWFVTNFSQNQEWAQKFVEFVSNEENAKTRFELTGEIPPLASLLDDEQWVSENEGAAAVMAQSKDAIAMPSIPEMAEVWDPMATAVQAVATGKEEPKEALDTAVELIKQNIEMNHGGAN